One region of Carya illinoinensis cultivar Pawnee chromosome 8, C.illinoinensisPawnee_v1, whole genome shotgun sequence genomic DNA includes:
- the LOC122318513 gene encoding uncharacterized N-acetyltransferase p20-like, whose amino-acid sequence MEVDSSRISLRPVKLTDVDDFMLWAGDDQVTRNLRWKTTTSKEEALTFIKDVCIPHPWRRSICIDDRSIGFISVFPWSGDDRCKADIGYGISTKYWGQGITTRAVKIALSQLFKDFPDLVRLQAFVDEENKASQRVLEKTGFQREGLLRKYTFIKGRLVDLVLYSVLSTDSLPTDPQGSA is encoded by the coding sequence ATGGAGGTGGATTCATCGAGGATTTCTCTCCGTCCGGTCAAGCTAACGGACGTGGATGATTTTATGTTATGGGCAGGTGATGATCAAGTGACAAGAAACCTACGATGGAAGACTACTACCTCTAAGGAAGAGGCTTTGACTTTCATCAAGGATGTTTGCATACCCCACCCTTGGCGTCGATCCATATGTATCGATGACCGTTCAATCGGCTTCATCTCCGTTTTCCCGTGGTCCGGGGATGACAGGTGTAAGGCTGACATAGGGTATGGAATTTCCACAAAGTATTGGGGCCAAGGGATTACCACCAGGGCAGTGAAGATCGCCCTCTCACAATTGTTCAAAGATTTCCCTGATCTGGTAAGGTTGCAAGCTTTTGTAGATGAGGAAAATAAAGCCTCCCAGAGGGTACTAGAGAAAACTGGGTTCCAAAGGGAAGGGCTACTAAGGAAGTATACCTTTATTAAGGGGAGACTTGTAGATCTAGTTCTCTATAGTGTTTTATCAACTGACTCCCTCCCTACAGATCCTCAGGGCTCAGCTTAA